Proteins from a single region of Candidatus Falkowbacteria bacterium:
- a CDS encoding sigma-70 family RNA polymerase sigma factor, translating to MLENEKQLVKDAVHDHQAFGVLYDFYFDKIYGYVFKRCGKREIAEDIVSETFTKVFCGLKNFNPRKGSFKSWVYKIATNNLIDYYRKELKNTKVDIEDITEPAEIKQTTEEYLMSLEDKKKVMQIIQKMSGRYQQVVNLKYFAELSNQEIAETMHISANNVGVLLYRALNKFKSLHK from the coding sequence ATGTTGGAAAATGAAAAACAACTGGTCAAAGATGCAGTACATGATCACCAGGCTTTTGGTGTCTTGTATGATTTTTATTTTGATAAAATTTACGGCTATGTATTTAAGCGTTGTGGTAAACGTGAAATTGCTGAGGATATTGTTTCAGAAACCTTTACCAAGGTTTTTTGTGGTTTAAAGAATTTTAATCCACGTAAAGGATCATTTAAGTCCTGGGTTTATAAAATTGCCACTAATAATTTAATTGATTATTATCGCAAAGAATTAAAAAATACAAAGGTGGATATTGAAGACATAACTGAACCAGCGGAAATTAAACAAACTACAGAAGAATATTTAATGAGTTTAGAAGATAAGAAAAAGGTTATGCAGATTATTCAGAAAATGTCCGGCCGTTATCAACAGGTGGTAAATTTGAAGTATTTCGCTGAATTGTCCAATCAGGAGATTGCCGAAACGATGCATATTTCAGCAAATAATGTGGGAGTTTTACTTTATCGAGCCTTAAATAAATTCAAAAGTTTACATAAATAA